In Bacteroidota bacterium, one DNA window encodes the following:
- a CDS encoding PorP/SprF family type IX secretion system membrane protein, with amino-acid sequence MIDSKTYLVVCKEYTRLRIRYLLLCTLYFILATDCYSQDIHFSQFSQSPLQINPAMTGFYDGYHRGIMNYKNQWAAMGNAFKTISASYDMPLVFNKNRKKSYLGAGVSFFKDKAGDSQLGISQVNLSVSGIVPINVNHKFSAGLQAGFAQRSIDASKLTWQSQFDGFQFDPNLVSHELQGSTSFSYLDVGAGTFYEFSNKESSIEADDFFRVNAGVAMFHVNQPKQKFSSNNEKLNSKLLFFASAHYDIPETKYTVLPNVLFMKQGGITQLNIGTSAKYKVKEGTKITGLYSESAIGLGLNYRLKDAVIPQVFYELGSYFISLSYDFNLSTYRNVSAGRGGFEITLRYTTLKNALRK; translated from the coding sequence ATGATAGATAGTAAAACATATTTAGTAGTTTGTAAAGAGTACACAAGGCTTCGCATCAGATACTTGCTGCTTTGTACTTTGTACTTTATACTTGCTACTGACTGCTATTCCCAAGACATCCATTTTTCTCAATTCTCGCAAAGTCCGCTGCAAATAAACCCTGCTATGACCGGATTTTACGATGGATACCACAGAGGCATTATGAATTATAAAAATCAGTGGGCTGCAATGGGCAATGCGTTTAAAACAATTTCGGCTTCGTATGATATGCCGCTTGTTTTTAACAAGAACAGAAAAAAAAGTTATTTAGGTGCCGGAGTGTCTTTTTTTAAAGACAAAGCAGGCGATTCGCAATTAGGCATTAGTCAAGTAAATCTATCGGTATCGGGCATTGTGCCAATAAATGTGAATCATAAATTTTCTGCCGGTCTGCAAGCCGGATTTGCGCAGCGTTCTATTGATGCCAGTAAACTTACCTGGCAATCGCAGTTTGATGGGTTTCAGTTTGATCCCAATCTTGTATCTCATGAGTTACAGGGCTCTACCTCTTTTTCTTATTTGGATGTGGGTGCTGGAACTTTTTACGAATTTTCAAACAAGGAAAGTAGTATCGAAGCAGATGATTTTTTTAGAGTGAATGCAGGTGTTGCTATGTTTCATGTGAATCAACCCAAACAGAAATTTTCTTCCAATAACGAAAAACTTAATTCTAAGTTATTATTTTTTGCTTCTGCTCATTACGATATTCCGGAGACAAAATATACCGTACTTCCTAATGTTTTATTTATGAAGCAAGGTGGCATTACACAGCTAAATATTGGAACTTCTGCAAAATACAAAGTAAAAGAAGGTACAAAAATTACAGGACTATATAGCGAATCGGCTATAGGGTTGGGCTTAAACTACCGACTGAAAGATGCTGTTATACCGCAGGTTTTTTATGAATTGGGTAGTTATTTTATTTCCCTGTCCTACGACTTTAATTTATCTACTTACCGCAATGTAAGCGCTGGTAGAGGCGGTTTTGAAATTACATTGCGTTACACAACGTTAAAGAATGCATTGAGAAAATAA